Genomic window (Xylanimonas protaetiae):
AACTCCACCCCGGGACGTCCCTCGTCGATCGTGGGCAGGTCTGCCGACCCCTCCACCCCGGCGACGCAGACCACCCGCACCGGGCCAGGGCTCGTCCCACCAAGCGATGGGTCGTACTTCAGGGCGACAATGTCCGTGCGGCCGTTCGTGCCGTTCGTCGCCGCGGGGATCGTGACCGACTGCGTTGACCCCTGCGGTACCCAGTGCGCGAACCCGGCCACCACCGCAGCCGATTCCAGCGTCGTCGACCCGAGCTCAGCCACGTCCGACCCCGTTGGCAGGGTCAGGGAGTACGCGCTCCCGTTGGTGTCACCGACGATGCCAGCCTCGGTGCCGATCTGAATCCGCAGCATGCCTTCGGTCCACGGCTGCCCCGTGATCGGGCCTGACGCCTCCACACCTGTAGCCATCAGCGGGTCCTCTCCAGGTTGGTGATGCGCCGCAGTGCGGCGCGCAGGATGCGTGCGGACTGGGTGCCGGTGGCACCCGCTCCGGGGGTGCCGATCGTGAGGCGCACCTGCTCGGCCTGGGCTGCTGTCACGGTCGTGGTCGCTTCGCGGAGGCAGTTGTCGAGGATGAGCGCGTCGAGCCCGCCGGGTAGTTCGAAGCCGAGCGCGTCGCCGAGCTGGTAGTCGACGCGGTAGGTCAGGTCGCCGTTCTGGTCGGCGTCGAACGTGACCTGGACTGGGGGGGCGGCGTCTGCGAGGGCCGTGGTCGCCCGCTCGGTAATCTCGGTGGTGTTGCTGCTGATCGAGTAGTCGACCAGGCCCTCACGGTGCATGGCCCAGTCGGCGATCGCGTCCGCGTCCTGGAAGAGCGCCGCGGTGCGGGCGGACTGGTCGCCGGCCGCGAACAGGACCGCGTCGGTGTACTCGGGTCGCTGGATCGACCACCGCAGGTTCGACACGAACGAGGTCGCCAGCGCTGAGTGGGGGTCGCCGAAGACGACGTCGGCTGACCTGTCGGTTCGGGCGGTCACGGTGGCGAGCAGGCGGGGCGTTCCGGTGGACTCGTCATGTGCCAGGTCGAGGATCAGGCCGCCGTTCTCAGCGAGTTTGGTCACGAGGTCGCCGAGGATGTCCATTCGGGCGCTGATCTGCGTGGACCCACCCCGACCGAGGGACGCTGGCAGGGTCACGTCGGTCATGCGGCGCGAGGTCAGCGCGGTGGCACCCAGGTTGGCGGCCAGGTACGCCAGCAGCACCGTCTCCCGGGCACCAGACCGGGTGTCGTACGCGGCGCCGAAGTTCGACGGCGTCGAGGTGAGGGCGTGGGTGGGGACGGGCCACGCGAGCCGGTCCCAGTAGCGGGCCTTGTCACCCTCGAAGGTGAGGGTCGCGGTGACCAGGTCGCCGGTCGCGCCGGTCAGCCGCCCGGACACGATCTGCTGCCCGTCCCGGTCGAGGATGCACCCGCCGCCACCTAGGAAGGCGGTGGCCTCCGCGGTGGGGGCTGTGATCGTCCACGTGTGGGGCAGTGAGTCCCGCTCGACCAACGTCAACTGGTCCCACCCAGTGACCGGGTCCTCGGTTCGGGTGAGGTCCGCGTTGCGCGGCCAGACCTCCCACAGAGCCATGACACCTCCCCGGGAGTCTCACCCGAGGTGTCGCGGCGGGTGGTCGAGGGAAGATGCGCGAAGGGGCGGCGTGTCGGACTCGCTCTAGGAGAGGCTCCCGTGGAGCCCACGCCACCCCAAGGTAAGAGTAGTCGCGTTGGTCGCCCCGGGGGCCGTTACGGAGATCAGTGTCGTCCCCAGGTTGAACGCGGGGGTCCTACTCCCGCGGGCGACCTTCCCCGCCGCCGGGGCGCCGTTCAGGCGGATCGACTTGCGGCGCGGGTCAGTGACCATCACGAAGGTGTCGCCGGCGGACAGGGCCGTGGGGATGTCGACGCGCAGCCCGTTGTCGCCCTCGATGAGGATGGATGTCGCCGGGCCCTTGAGCGTCAGCGTCGGATAGACAGGGGTCGCGGACTGCATCTGCACCGGGGTGTCCTCAGACAGGACGGTGGTGGTCGCCAGTCCGACCGACCCCCAGTTCGCGCCGATGCCAGGCATCGTGTCCGGCGCGATCTGGAACGGCACGGACTGGTCGTTCAGGTCCTCGGCGAACGGCTGCGGGGCCACACAGTTCAGCACGACTCGCTGGAACGTGGTGGTCTCCTTCCCGTCACCTTCCAGCCCCGACTGGTAGGCCAGGCCCAGGCGTCGCACCCCGGCCGGGGACGCGCACAGGAGCCGGAAGTTCCCGTCCCTGGTCATTCCCGCGGACGGGTTCACAAGGTCGCGCAGGAACGCCATCTGCTCGTCCTGCTCGGCCTTCGACGTCGTGCGCAGGTCGAGGGCCAGCACGACGGGCCGCTCGAGGGTGAGCACGTCCGTGACCATCGACCCGGCCACACCGGGCTGCACCGCGGTGAGCACCTGCGTGGGAGCCACGTCCAGGCCAGTCGACCCATCAAGCGGACCGAACCACACCCGCGACGTCGTGATCGGGATCGTCACCGTCCCATCCCACGACTCCAGCCAGAACTTCCGCTGGTCGGACGCCAGCGGCGCCGTGGGCACCGGGCGGGACAGCACTGACGCGAGGACGAAGTAGGTCATGGCATCACGTCCTGTAGTTCGGCCTGCCGGACCGCGGCGAGCACCTGCGCCGGCGTGGCCTGCAAGGTGTTGACGTTGGCCTGGTAGGTCTTCGTCACCTGGGTGACGGACCCGCCGGTACCTCCGACCCCGAGACCGACGGCCGTCGCCTTGGCGAGGTTGCGGGTCGTGGCCGCGTCGAGCACGTACCCGGGCTTGGTGAAGCGGGCGTACTGCGGTCCGGACGCACCAAGCACCGCGAGCTCGACCCCCCGCTCACCCGTCAGGAACGTCTGCCCCGGCCACACGGCACCACCATCAGCACGCCGCGGCACCCCGAACACGTCCGCGAGCAGGTCGGAGATCTGCTGCCCAACGGCAGTGATCTGTCCCTCGAGCGACGCCTGCTGCCCCGTCAACGACAGCAGGCCCGTGTTCGCGGCCGCGAGCCCACCCGTGTACATGGTCGCCGTGACGGACTGCCCGATCTGCCCCGAGTACCGGTCGATGTCGGAGTACGCCGTCGTCAACTGCCCCAACTGCTGGTCCGACAAGGACGCGATCGCGTCTGCCGCGTCAAGCGCGCCACCGTCGATGCCCATGCCGAGGATCTCGGAGATGACCCGCTGCGGCACCCCGCGCCGCACCAGTG
Coding sequences:
- a CDS encoding siphovirus ReqiPepy6 Gp37-like family protein — protein: MALWEVWPRNADLTRTEDPVTGWDQLTLVERDSLPHTWTITAPTAEATAFLGGGGCILDRDGQQIVSGRLTGATGDLVTATLTFEGDKARYWDRLAWPVPTHALTSTPSNFGAAYDTRSGARETVLLAYLAANLGATALTSRRMTDVTLPASLGRGGSTQISARMDILGDLVTKLAENGGLILDLAHDESTGTPRLLATVTARTDRSADVVFGDPHSALATSFVSNLRWSIQRPEYTDAVLFAAGDQSARTAALFQDADAIADWAMHREGLVDYSISSNTTEITERATTALADAAPPVQVTFDADQNGDLTYRVDYQLGDALGFELPGGLDALILDNCLREATTTVTAAQAEQVRLTIGTPGAGATGTQSARILRAALRRITNLERTR